Proteins co-encoded in one Cercospora beticola chromosome 7, complete sequence genomic window:
- the GCH1_2 gene encoding GTP cyclohydrolase 1, whose translation MSDSERESVLAAIRSSGLGPRREPISMDELAQTVPLHTSQNQSSRQYEEVNDAQIDALKSRVEPRAPVDQAPLTPPTTSRSISPSTGAPSIDFDGLSFPSVGALDRLQEREDPEKAKARLDKLSGAVRTILECIGEDPEREGLHGTPERYAKAMMFFTKGYEENLRDIVNGAIFKENHDELVIVKDIEVFSLCEHHLVPFFGKVHIGYIPSNRVIGLSKLARIAEMFSRRLQVQERLTKQIAMALRDVLNPQGVGVVMECTHMCMCARGVQKSGSSTVTSCMLGALRKRAKTREEFLSLIKT comes from the exons ATGTCTGACTCCGAACGTGAGAGTGTCCTGGCCGCAATCCGATCGAGTGGGCTCGGTCCCCGTAGAGAACCGATTTCGATGGACGAACTAGCGCAGACCGTCCCGCTACACACATCGCAAAACCAGTCCTCGAGACAATACGAAGAGGTAAACGACGCTCAGATCGATGCCCTCAAATCACGCGTAGAGCCCCGCGCTCCAGTCGACCAGGCACCATTGACCCCACCCACGACCAGTCGCTCAATATCTCCCTCTACCGGCGCACCATCAATCGACTTCGACGGCTTGTCCTTCCCCAGCGTGGGAGCACTCGATAGACTGCAAGAGAGGGAAGACCCCGAAAAAGCAAAAGCAAGGCTTGACAAGCTGTCAGGTGCAGTGCGAACGATCCTAGAATGTATAGGCGAGGACCCAGAACGAGAAGGACTGCACGGCACACCGGAGCGTTATGCGAAGGCCATGATGTTCTTTACGAAAGGCTATGAGGAGAATTTACGGGACATTGTGAACGGTGCCATCTTCAAAGAGAACCATGACGAGTTAGTGATTGTCAAGGATATCGAGGTCTTCTCGTTATGCGAACACCACCTGGTGCCCTTCTTTGGAAAG GTGCATATTGGCTATATCCCCTCAAACCGAGTCATCGGGCTCTCAAAATTGGCGCGAATCGCCGAGATGTTCAGCAGACGGTTGCAAGTGCAAGAGCGGTTAACGAAGCAAATCGCCATGGCACTTCGGGATGTCCTCAATCCTCAGGGAGTCGGCGTTGTGATGGAATGTACTCACATGTGCATGTGCGCGCGAGGAGTGCAGAAGTCTGG
- a CDS encoding uncharacterized protein (BUSCO:EOG09264VC6), translating into MHSSLVRIQNVFGFFTSVAFAVAAAIAVSVLLSPQDPSASLELRNVRVARGRPHYYSTKREEYAHVTFDLDADLSSLFNWNTKQIFAYITASYPSDDPQNVPDSEIVVWDAIIPADNAPLHPNTWIHPTSKSKDGKKVKKPSRKERALGLGGKAYPEGKQPGIIKLENQKPKYQITDVTGKIADKQFATLTLHWNVQPYVGALTWTNWNTFGRWRGLLGGMSDPFNFPSIKASETVKKEDLKTETGAEANRGSPA; encoded by the exons ATGCATTCCAGCCTGGTGCGCATTCAGAatgtctttggcttcttcacctccgTCGCCTTCGCCGTAGCCGCAGCAATCGCCGTCAGCGTGCTGCTCAGTCCTCAGGACCCATCCGCATCTCTCGAGCTCAGGAATGTCCGAGT CGCCAGAGGTCGTCCACACTACTACAGCACCAAACGCGAAGAATACGCCCACGTAACCTTCGATCTCGACGCCGacctctcctccctcttcaaCTGGAACACCAAGCAGATCTTCGCCTACATCACCGCCTCCTACCCATCCGACGACCCTCAAAATGTCCCCGACTCCGAAATCGTAGTCTGGGATGCCATCATCCCCGCCGACAATGCTCCTCTTCACCCTAACACTTGGATCCATCCCACCTCGAAATCAAAAGATGGCAAGAAAGTGAAGAAGCCTTCGCGCAAAGAGCGCGCTCTAGGTCTCGGCGGAAAGGCATATCCAGAAGGCAAGCAGCCAGGCATCATCAAGTTGGAAAATCAGAAGCCAAAGTATCAGATCACAGATGTGACAGGCAAGATTGCGGATAAGCAGTTTGCGACTTTGACGTTGCATTGGAACGTTCAACCATATGTTGGGGCTTTGACTTGGACAAACTGGAATACGTTTGGCAGGTGGCGAGGCTTACTGGGTGGCATGAGCGATCCGTTCAATTTTCCGAGCATCAAGGCTAGTGAgacggtgaagaaggaggatttgaAGACGGAGACCGGCGCAGAGGCGAATAGAGGGAGTCCAGCGTAG